The Pigmentiphaga aceris DNA segment CAAGCTCGGGCAGATGATGAACACCATGCTCGATCAGATGACCGTGGTCGACGCCAAGACCTTCACGCTGAGCTTCAAGGAACCGACCGCAATCGCCTTGCAGGCCTTGTCCAAACCCAGTGGCGTGGCTCCCTTCATGATGCCCAAGCGGCTGGCCGACACGCCCCCTGGCGAGCCGATCAAGGAAGCGATGGGGTCCGGGCCGTTTGCGTTCGTGGCCTCGGAATACAAGCCGGGTGTGCAGGCGGTGTTCGAGAAGTTCAAGGGCTACGTGCCGCGCAAGGAGCTGGCCAGCGGCCTGGCCGGTGGCAAGGTGGTGAAGGTCGATCGCGTGAAGTGGATCGCGATGCCGGATGCGATGACATCCGTGAACGCGCTGATGGGCGGCGAAGTCGATTTCATCGAAGACGTGCCCATGGACCTGATGCCCATGTTGGAAGGCAGCAAGGACATCGTGCTGACCGAATACAAGCAGCAGGGGATGCAGAACATTGCGCGCCTGAATGCCTCGCAGTCGCCCTTCAACAACAAGCTGGTGCGACAGGCTGCACTCACCGCCATGAGTCAGAAGAACGTGTTGCAGGCGCAGGTCGGCAACCCGAAATACTTCCAGGTCTGCGGGGCGGTGTTGGGTTGCGGCACGGCGCTGTCGTCTGATGTCGATGGCGACAAGGCTGCCCCCGGCAACATCGCAAAAGCCAAGGAATTGCTGAAGGAAGCCAAGTACGACGGCACGCCAGTGGTGATCCTGCATCCGACCGATGTGGCGGCGCTGGCGGCCATGCCGCCGGTGTATGCACAGGCCTTGCGTCAGGCTGGTTTCACGGTGCAGATGCAGGCCATGGACTGGGCCACCGTGACGGTGCGCCGTGCATCCAAGGAGCCGGCAAGCAGTGGTGGCTGGGGCATCTTCAGCACCTACAACACGCTGGTCGATGTGGCCAACCCGCTGGGGTCGATCACGGTTGCGGCCAACGGGGCGGCGGGGTGGTTCGGCTGGTATGACGTGCCGGCCATCGAGGCAGTGCGCGCGAAGA contains these protein-coding regions:
- a CDS encoding ABC transporter substrate-binding protein, with the translated sequence MAAAVALAMGLVTGLGMAGGAAQAQTVNAVMHASLRALDPNITTAYIVRNYAYMVYDTLLALDADNKVQPQMVDSWTVSPDGKAYTFKLRDGLLWHDNTPVTAEDCVASLKRWSGQDKLGQMMNTMLDQMTVVDAKTFTLSFKEPTAIALQALSKPSGVAPFMMPKRLADTPPGEPIKEAMGSGPFAFVASEYKPGVQAVFEKFKGYVPRKELASGLAGGKVVKVDRVKWIAMPDAMTSVNALMGGEVDFIEDVPMDLMPMLEGSKDIVLTEYKQQGMQNIARLNASQSPFNNKLVRQAALTAMSQKNVLQAQVGNPKYFQVCGAVLGCGTALSSDVDGDKAAPGNIAKAKELLKEAKYDGTPVVILHPTDVAALAAMPPVYAQALRQAGFTVQMQAMDWATVTVRRASKEPASSGGWGIFSTYNTLVDVANPLGSITVAANGAAGWFGWYDVPAIEAVRAKMARTADLAEQKKLAIELQKLVLDEVLIVPLGERSVVTAKRKGTDNQVVASVPVFWNMTKAGK